GCAATTGTGCCTGGATATACTTGCTGCTAATCCATCGTTTAAAACAGTTGACCTAACGGGTGGTGCTCCTGAATTGAATCCGGATTTCCGTTGGTTTGTGGAAGAAATTAAAAAGCTTGGTAAGCATATCATTGTACGTTGTAATCTTACCATCATTCTTGCGAATAAACGTTTTCATGATCTGCCTAAATTTTTCAAACAGCATCAAATAGAAGTTGCCTCATCGCTTCCCTCCTACTCAAAAGACCGTACAGACCGTCAGCGTGGTGATGGTGTGTTTGAAGATTCGGTGAAAGCATTACAAATGTTAAATGCAGTTGGTTATGGAGTGGAAGGCACGGGGTTAATTCTGAACCTTGTTTACAATCCCGCCGGTGCTTTTTTACCTGCGCCGCAAAACGCTTTAGAAAAAGAATACAAAGCAGCGTTGAAAAAAGATTTCGGCATTGTTTTCAATTCGTTGTTTACGATTACAAATATGCCCATCAGTCGTTATCTCGATTACCTGTTGCAAACAGAAAACTATGAGAAGTATATGGAAAAACTGATTGCAGCTTTTAATCCGGCTGCTGCTGCAAACGTTATGTGCCGCACTACGCTTTCCATTGGGTGGGATGGCTATATCTACGATTGTGATTTTAATCAGATGCTGGAAATGAAGGTATCGTGTAAAGAATCGCAGCATTTATCAACCTTCAATGCGGCAGCATTAACTAACAGAGAGATTATTATCAACCAGCATTGCTACGGCTGCACTGCAGGTATGGGTAGCAGTTGTGGTGGTGCAGTAGCATAATTGAAATCGAATGTATAACCATTCTTAAAAAACCGCATGCACAATTCTTTCGTTTATACGAGAGGGTAACAACTGTCGTATGGCGAAAAATTTTCCGGCAATTCATTTCATCAAGTCTGTACTGCTTTTTATCACAAGGCATCATATTTTAGTAACGCTGGGATTATGTTCTCTCGCATTTCAAATAAATGCACAGATTACAAGTGCGGGCATACGTGGCAATGTAAGAGCGCAAAATGGGGAAGAGCTTGAAAGGATAACCATACAGGCAATTCATGAACCTACAAAATCAGTGTATGCAACCGTTTCCCAAAAAGGAGGAACTTACAATTTACCCAATCTTAAAAGTGGCGGACCTTACACGCTCATTTTTTCTTATATCGGATTTGCGAGTGATACACTTACTGATGTTCAATTAAGTTTAGGCAGCATAGAAAATATCAACAGTGTTTTACAACCACTTTCAACCTCTTTAGAGGATATTATTATCCGTAGTAATAAAAAAATCATTCGCAGAACCGGTGCCGGTACTTCTATTTCAAAAAGCCAGATTGAAAATTTTCCTACCATTAGCAGAAGTTTACAGGATTTTACACGTTTAAGCCCACAATCAAATGGCAACAGTTTAAGCGGTACCAATTATCGCTATAATAATTTAAGCATTGATGGAGCCGCTTTGAATGATGCATTTGGTTTTACCGAACCTGCAAGTGGTGCAGGCGGATCATTGGCATCGGGCACTCCCGGAGGCTTAGCAAAAACACAACCCATCAGTTTAGAAGCCATACAGGAAGTACAGGTAGAAGTATCGCCTTACACAGTAACGTTAGGAAATTTTACCGGGGGCAGTATTAATGCTGTCACAAGAAGTGGTACAAATCAATTTTCAGGTTCTGCTTTTTTCTCAGGGAGAAACCAATGGTTAACCGGACCAACAGCCGATGCAAAGCGCCAACGCATAGAAAATTTTTCTGATTATCAAACCGGCTTTCGACTGGGAGGCCCAATCATCAAGAATAAACTTTTCTATTTTACAGCTATTGAAATTGCAAGAAGAAACGAACCTGTTGCATTCGCACCCGGCAGCGATGGCTCAGCTATACCGTTTGCACTTGCAAAAGCATTGTACGATACGGTTCTATCCCGTTACAACTATGATCTTGGCTCTTATGAAGATGTTACCTTAAAGATCAACAGCGATAAATTTTTTGCGAAGCTTGACTGGAATGTGAATAGTGTACACAAACTGAGCATCAGGCACAATTATGTACAGGCATTTGCAGATAACAATGAACGGTCTGCAAACATTCTAAACTTCGGCAGCCAGGGATTCCGGCACAGCAGTAAAACGCATAGTGCGGTGTTTGAAGCAAAATCCAATTTCTCAAATCGTCTTTCCAGTAACCTCATTATTGGTTTCACCAACACAAAAGATGAGCGGCAGATCAAAGGAGATCTGTTTCCACATATTGAAATTACTTACAACACTGCCAATACTATTTATCTGGGAGCGTACCGTGAAGCGGCGGTATATGGATTGAATTTAAAAACAATTGAACTAACGGATAACCTTACGTTCTACCGAAGAAAACAAACGATCACCATTGGCACGCACAATGAATTTTACAATATTGACTATCGTTTCCTTACCGCATTTAACGGACGTTGGGCTTACAGAAGCGTGGATGATTTTTTTGCTGAGAAACCAAGCCGCATACGTGGTGTTTATAATTTACAGAATAACGATTATGAATTCAACAGAAATAATCCGTCAGCCAGTTTTCGTGTGTTTTTATTGAGTCAATACATACAGGATGAAATTGCAATCACAAAAAACTTACGTGTAACAGCAGGCATCCGTTTTGATTTTACGGCTTACCCCGACAGACCTTCCGTAAATCCTGATGTAACAAAAACAAAAGGTTTTGAAAATTTTTCCAACAGTAACAATCCATATCCGCAAATTGCACCACGAGTTGGTTTCAACTGGAATATAAACGGTAACCAACAACTGGTACTAAGAGGTGGAAGCGGCATCTTCAATGGCCGTATGCCATTTGCATGGCTGGCGTATCCTTATTACAACAGTGGTACAACCTATGGCAATGTAGATGTTCGTCCCACAATAAGTGTTCCGTTGATCAACGATGTATCGCAGATTGCTGCCACCTATCAACCCGGCATACGTGAAATTAATTTACTCGATAACAATTACAAACTACCACAGGTATTCCGTAACAGTTTAGGTATCGATTTTAAAACGGAGAATGGCTGGTCACTTTCTGTTGAAGCTGTATATACAAAAACATTGAATGATGTGTTGTATAAAACAATCAATCTGAAAGACAGTACTGCCGGTTTAACCGGAGCAGGTGATAACCGAACTGTATATCTTGGCAATGGAAATGCACAAAAGCTGAATGCTTCTTTCACGAACGTATTTCTGTTAACCAACACGAATGAAGGTTACCGCTATCAACTTTCTGTTACAGTCGGAAAACGCATCAAAGCGTTTCAATTTCTTACCGCTTACACGTATGGCGTATCAAAAGATATTTCCAATGGTGTACGTGTTTCGCCACAGGCGAATTGGGAATTCAATCAAACGATTTTACCGAATGCTCCGCAGTTATCTTATTCTAACTTCGATCTGCGTCATCGCAGCATCAGCAATCTTCAATACAATCATAAGTGGAAACGCAGCAGTGTAAATGTGATCTTTGTTTATACATTACAATCCGGCAGTCCGTATACCTATACCTATATTGGCGACATAAACCGTGATGGTTCACCTAACAACGATCTGATTTATATTCCACGCAATCAAACTGAAAGTAACCTCGTTGATATAAAAGATGCGGCGGGAAATATAGTAACAACTGCTGCTGCTCAATGGGAGCAATTGAATAATTACATCGAACGAGATCGCTACCTCAGTAAACGAAGAGGCCAGTATGCAGAACGAAATGGAGCACGCACTCCCTGGAATCAGCAACTTGATATGAAGGTTATGTATTCGATACAATTAGGTTCCGAAGAACAAAATCATACACTTGGTTTTTCACTGGATGTATTTAATCTTTCCAATCTTATTTCGAGAAACTGGGGACGGCAATATTATGTTCCCAATATTTTAAACAGCAGTTACCAACTACTCACTGTTGCAAGAGTGAACAGTTCATTACAAACGGAATTAAATTTTTCAAACCCGCAAACAAAAGCCTGGCAATACGATGCACTGCTCTCCAGAGCGCAGGGGTTATTCAGCATTCGTTACAGTTTTTAAATTCTATACATGACATTTCTCTTATTGCTTGCAGTGCTTTTACTTACATACGCCAATGGTGCGAATGATAATTTTAAAGGAACTGCTACTTTATGGGGAAGTGGCACGTTGAACTACAAGCAGGCACTGTTGCTTGCAACACTATTTACATTCGCCGGATCGATCTGTTCCTATTTTCTTGCAAATGGATTGGTGAAAAATTTTTCAGGTAAAGGTTTAGTGCCCGATGAAATATTACAGACAAAAGAATTTGTATTGGCCGTTGCAGGTAGTACCGGTATTACTATTTTACTGGCAACATTCTTAGGTTTTCCTGTTTCAACTACGCACGGTTTAGTGGGTGCATTAGTTGGTGCGGGCATTGTAACTGCAGGCAGCAAGGTTGATATAAGTGTATTAGGTAAAACATTTTTTCTTCCATTACTCATCAGTCCGTTGATCGCCATTCTTATAACAGGTATTCTGTATAAGATCATTTCCACAACAAAGAAAACCGACTATACTGTTGCTGGATTATCCATAACAGGCAACAGATCGTTTCTTAACCCGCTTCACTATCTCAGTGCAGGCGTTGTAAGTTTTGCAAGAGGGTTGAACGATACACCTAAACTCATTTCACTACTATTACTTTCAACTTATTTCAGTATGCCCATCAACTTTTTACTACTTGCAGTTGTAATGGCAATTGGAGGATTGATCAATGCACGCAAAATTGCTGAGACCATGAGTAAAAAAATTACAAGGCTTTCACCCCAACAGGGATTATTGGCGAATATGGTTACCGGCACAATGGTGATCATTGCCAGTAAATTTGGGTTACCCGTTTCTACCACACATGTATCTGTTGGCAGTCTTTATGGCATTGGTCTTTCTGCAAAATCTGCCGATAATAAAGAAATAGCGAAGATCGCATTATCATGGCTGCTCACGTTGCCAATTGCAGCCATCATCAGTGCAACCATTTATTTTATTATATCGTATATCAACTAAACTCACCATCAAATAAAAAAGACAATGAGCACTACTTATCTCGAAACAACAAAAAATGTTTACAAAGAAGCCGCTGAAAACCCGCAAGTTGGTTTGTGCTGCACCACTACACCCATTTGGCAATTGCCAGGATTAGATATTCCGGTGCGTATGCAACAGATGAATTACGGATGTGGCAGTACCGTTCATCCAAGAGATCTCGTGAATAATCCACGAATACTGTATGTTGGCGTTGGCGGAGGAATGGAGTTGTTGCAGTTTGCCTATTTCAGTCGCCAGTTAAATGGTGTGATAGGTGTTGATGTGGTGGATGAAATGTTGCAGGCAAGCAGAGACAATTTTACAGAAGCTGAACGGAAAAATTCCTGGTTCCGTTCCGAGTTTGTGGATCTGCGTAAAGGTGATGCATTGAATTTGCCGGTTGAAGACAACAGTATTGATGTGGCTGCACAAAATTGCCTCTTCAATATTTTTAAACAGGAAGAATTGAAACTGGCATTAGAAGAAATGTATCGTGTGTTGAAACCAAGAGGTCGTTTGGTGATGAGTGATCCAACCTGTGAGCAGGATATTCCGGAGAACCTGCGTGAAGATGAACGCCTGCGGGCTTTATGTTTAAGTGGTTCTTTACCGTTGTGGGATTATATTAAAATGATCACCGATGCAGGATTTGGTACAGTAGAAATAAGAGCGAAACGTCCGTATCGTATTCTTGATCCAAAGAATTATGATACCAACGAATTACTCTTTATTGAAAGTGTGGAAGTGTGTGCCATTAAAGATCCGATGCCTGCTGATGGACCTTGTGTGTTTACCGGTAAAACAGCAATTTATTTTGGAAATGAAGAATGCTTTGATGATGAGAAAGGGCATGTATTATTGCCCAATCAACCATTAGCGGTATGCGATAAAACCGCAGCTGCATTGGCCTCATTAAACCGTGAAGATATTTATATTTCAGGCTCTACCTGGTTTTACGACGGTGGTGGATGCTGCTAATGCTAAAACTTACATGACCAAGAAAGCAATTATTGTATTTGTAAAAAATCCCGAACCGGGAAAAGTAAAAACAAGATTAGCAAAGGATATCGGCGATGCTGCAGCGGTTGACGTTTACCGTCAGTTGCTGCGGCATACGCATGATGTGCTGATACCTGTTGCCGCAAATAAATTCGTTTTCTATGCAGATGAAATTAATCGTCTTGATCTGTGGGAAACAAATTCGTTTTACAAACAGCTGCAGTATGGAAATGATTTGGGCGAACGGATGCAACATGCGTTTTCTTTTTTGTTTGAACTGGGTTATGAACATGTGCTGATCATCGGCAGCGATTGTCCGCAACTCTCTACAGAGCATCTGAACAAGGCATTTGAATTATTGGAAACACATGATGTATGCATTGGACCGGTTGATGATGGAGGTTATTATTTACTTGGATTACGTGCTGTTCATCCAGCATTTTTCAGTAACAAAGCATGGAGTACCGACAGTGTTTACAGCAGCACTATCAACGATGCAGCTGAGGCCGGGTTAACGGTTGCTGTAACCGAACAGTTAAGAGATGTAGACACGCTTATTGATTGGGAAGAGTTGAAAGAATTACTCGATTATCAGAAAGCTTCACCAATGGTAAAATAAAAAGCGGTTGAATTTTTTCCAAAACCTGCGTCTAAACGCAGGTTTATTTTTTCGGCAGGGTTTAATGCAAAACGAAGTCCTGCACCGTACGTTGTACGAATATGCTCCGCAATATTTTTCAGTTGATCATTTACTGCACCTGCATTGGCGAACACCGTTCCACCAAATCGTTTGTAGATCTTGAAGCGGTATTCTGTTCCTGCTGCCAGGAGATTTTTATCCCGGTAGCGCCCTTCATAAAACCCACGCATTTTTTTATTACCACCCAACAATGCCAGTTGACTGAACGGTACATTTCCATCAACCATGTCTGCAAACAGATTAAAAGCCCACACATTTTTTCGTTTGGTTGAAAGATAAGTGGATGCATCAAGTGTATAGCGCTTGTATTTATAGTTGCTGCCGGTTACATTACCGTAGAACTGTGCTCCTGCATCAACAAACACACCGGCGCCGGCAAAGAAAATATTATCACGGGTATCGTAATTCAATGCGGGACCAATACCTGAAATAAAACTTCGTGTACTTCCTTCGATTGTACCAGATGAAAGTTGCTTGCCCTGTTCTGTTTCCACCACACGATAATCTTCCAACCAATAACGCAGGCCTGCATAGAGCTTTGGATTGATCTTACGCAACACATTCAATCGCACTCTTGGATAGTTTACTTTGTATAATTCTTTGTAATCAGCAGGCTGATCATTTCCGATGCCGAAAAAGTAGTATGAGTATTTGTAATAACCCACTTCGCCATAAGCAGTAAACTTGCTTCCGGGTGTGTAAATACGAAACGGTGCATACAATAACAGTTGCTTATTAAATGTATAGGCTGCTCCAAACTGCACTTGAGAAGGATAAAGTTGTGCAGTATCTTTTTTATTCCGGAACGTATACGCTGCAAATCCGCCAACAGCCACGCTTGTTTCAGGCGAATAAAACACAACGGGAAATGCAGATAGACGACGAGGTTTATTTTTTCTGCTGCTGTCTTGCGAAAAAACATTTGCTGTAAAAAAAAAGATGACTGCAGAAAAAATAAACCTCATAATTGTGTGGCGCCTGCTACACTTTTACCCTCGAGAAACTGAGACTTTTTACCATCCAGTTGGGTAACGGTTTTTCAGGCTTCCTGTTTTTTAAGTTTAAATACCATCCTATTTTTTTCAGGATGGGTACACGATGTGTTTCTACATATTCGATCCATGTTCCGTCCGGATCTTCGTTGTACGAAAAGTGACCGGCTGCTTCACCCATATCAAAACTATTGGCACTGTCAACGGTGAACGGAAAACCATTTTCATTGCAGATGCGTTCGTGTTCTTCGTAACCATTAATATCAAAGCACACATGAATGTATCCCTGATCGCCCCAATAGCGGTTTTCAAAAATCTTCTTGGGCGTACGATCAGTTACTTCAATCAATTCAACATAGGTTGGGCCGAGTAACTTTGAAAATGCCCCTTCCTGTTTGCGTGTATGTCCCAGCATCACACGTTTGAAATTGTGTTGCCCACCGGGTATGTTGCTGAACTCATCGTAATGACCTTCATCCAAAAACAATTGCTTATCGTAACCCAATACTTTTTCATAAAACGGAATTGCTTTCGCTATTGAACTAACGCCGATGGTTACGCCACAAACACCACCGGTATGTCTTCCAGTATCACTGAACCAATTTTCATCCGCCATTACTTCAAAAATATTTCCGTACGGATCTTTCATGAAGAACGATTCAATGCCACCCGGATTTTCTTTTGGTGCGCTCAACAGGTTTAAACCTGCTTTCTGATATTCAGCATAAGCAGCTTTTACATTTTTACATTTGATCTTGATCATGAAAATACCTGTGTCACCCAACTGCACTTCAAATGTAGCAGGTTGTGATTTGCGGCTGCGGTATTCCCAAATTTCAAATCCACCACCACCTTGCATGTTCAATGCAAGGATTGCATATCGCTCGTGACCTTCACCACCGGTATAACGTTTCATCAGCTCTGCCCGTGCAGCATCTTTAAACACAACTACATCGGTTCCAAAATGTTTATTGTACCAGATAAATGCTTCATCTGCATTTGTTACACCGATACCTACCTGCTGAATACCACTGATGATCCGTTTCATTGAACTTATTTTTATTTACGAAAGCGTGAAGATATTAGTTTTTCGAATTTACCAATTGAGTAAGCGTTTGTAAAGTGCTGCCATTTCTTCCTGCGATGCCCCATTTTTATACATAAGCATCATAGTACGGTTTGCCGTCTGCACTTTCCACCAACTGTTTTTGTCGTATTTCCGGTCGGAGATGAGTGCCCCGGCAGCAAAGATTTTATACTGTGACTGTTGCCTTGCACGTTCAACAAATTCGTAATCCTCCATTACACGCATATCTCTTCGATAGCCGCCGGTTGTAACAAATAATTCTCTTGTAACAAATAAGGTTTGATCTCCGCCATAGCAGGCAAACCAATCGAACCGTGAAAAGAACGACATCATTTGCACATACCATTTCCTGGTGTTGAATGTTGTGCGATAACGGCCCAACCCATATCCATCGGCAACGGCCTTTTGAATATCGGTTGCAAAACTTGGTGGGGGAAATACATCGGCATGCACAAAATAAAAGACCGATCCACTTGCTTTTGAGGCACCATAGTTTAACTGGGCACCTCTGCCTTTTTTCGGTGATACAACAACAGTTGCTCCAGCTTTGGTCGCTACCTCCTTTGTCTCATCAGTGCTTGCTGCATCGCACACAATTATTTCCTGCAGTAAAGAACCTCCATGCAGCTTCAGGTAGGTAACCAGTGATGCTATGTTTTTTTCTTCGTTGTAAACAGGAATAATAACTGAGATCATGAACACAAATTGGCGATGAAGATAAGTAAGACGCAGAAAAAAACCGCAGTGTTTTGCTGCGGTTGATGAATGGTTAGTCAAGTTGTAACTTCTTCTCTTTCGGGTATTTTACACTGTACTTCATTTCCATTTTCTTCAACTGTTTTGGATCGATGGTAAAGGTCCAAGTGATGATCTTTGTTTCTTCGTTTAGCTTAGCGCCATCATACTTTATATCCTCAACTTCAATTTCTTTAAGCGTTGAAATAGGAAACTGATCTTCCACAATAATATTCACCGGAACAGTCTTGTTATTGCGAACGGTTATTTCATACTGTTTGGTTTCGGTACGGTTTCCACCAAGGAATTTCTTGCTGCTGAACTCTTTCAGCAATGTTCGTTTAACTGTGATCCCTTTATCGACACCTAACGAAAGTGATAAAGTATCATTATCAGTTGACAGATCGAGATAGGATTTACCAAGGAATGTTCCTTCGAAAAACAAATTGGTTTCACCGGGAATTAAATTAAGATCCTGCCAATTGATAAGCTTGGCTGTGAGGTATGCAGCTTCATCTAATTTGGGAGCAGAGTAATATTCATAATAAGCTTCGATGCTTTTGTCATTGATGCTCATCGTATTTACTTTGCCATCGTTATTCACTGTTGCTATTTCCTGTATTTCGTATTGAGTAGTGATGGGTTGAAAAGTTGTGACGACTTGCAAAGGAATTGATTTGTCTTCCTTTTTTAAAGAAGATGCCCCTCTTATTTGAATACCTGGAGTACTACCAGCCAAGAATCCTTCTGTAGTTCCATAGCCAGTTACAACGACTTCCTGTAGATGATTTACTGCCGGCTTTATTGCATAAGAAATAAACCATGGATTAACGAGTGGTTTTGTATTATTATCATTCGGGTTACCGGTTGATAATACCAGTTTAATGTTGTTCCAATTCTCTCCACTTGTTTGGTACACATTCGCATTCATTTCCAATTGCAGTTTACTCACCACATCTTTCACACGTATATTATAAGTGGGATACCAACCTGCTTTCTGCACGAGATAAGAAATTTCAAACGGAACTGTTGCCGTTTCTTTTACATCAGCAAGAACCACAATTTCATTGGTGGAGAGATCGATCTTCCTGCTCATTTCTGCCAGTTGATTCGACAATTTATTCCGTTCCTTATTCATCTCTTCGATCTCTTTTTGCAGAGTCAGTTGTTGTTTCAACACTTCTGTTAATCTTGCTCTTTGAAAATCGAGTGATTGTCTTAATTCTTCTGGCTTCAATGTAACTGTTGATCCAGCTATCTGCTGGTTTTTGATCAGCATTGCTTCTTCCTGCTTAAATACTTCCAGCACTTTGGATGTAAGACTGATCTTATCATTTAGCTGAAAGAATTTTTCCTGGGTTGTTTTGATCTCTTCTCTTACTTCCTGTTCTTTTAAATAATCACGTTGAACACGTACCGATAAAATAGTGAGTCGGCCATCGGCCTTCACCTGCACACTTTGTTTTTCAATATCGGTGGAGATACCTGTAAAAACAATTTCCTGCTTGCCTGCAGTAATGGATTGTTTTACCGTTCGTTTAACCTGTGCCCCTTTCATGAACACCGTTACCTGTTCCATTTTTGTTTCAACAGGAACACGTTTTACTGATTGAGCAACTAATGTAATGGGGAGTACATAAAGAAGAAATTGCAGCCATTTCGTTTTCATAAACAATTGTTTTATGAACGATTGATGCAACGGGAAATGTAATTACATAAAAAAGTCCCACGTTAATCGTGGGACCTTTCAAAACTTATCTAAACCTGTTTACACAGCTTCACTTCCTTCAATGAGTACTGTTACTTTATTGTTCAGCACTTCTACAAAACCACCCTGGATCTTATACAGTTCGTTACGGTTTTTTTCAACCAGTATTTTTAACTGTCCTGCTTTCAATGCACTCACCAATGGTGCGTGGTTATCCAGCACTTCAAAGCTACCGGCAATACCAGGCAACTGTACACCAATTACCTCGCCGCTATATGTTTTTCCGAGTGGAGTTAATATTTCGAGATTCATACGCTAATTTGAAAATTTGAAGATCTAAAGATTTGAAAATTCGATTCAGCATCACGCCAATCTTCAAATTGGCAATTTCAAATCATCAAATCAATTATCCCTTCGCTGCTGCCATTAACTTCTTACCTTTTTCGATGGCATCTTCAATAGTACCTACAAGGTTGAATGATGCTTCAGGATATTCATCCACTTCACCATCCATGATCATGTTGAAACCACGGATCGTGTCTTCGATGCTTACGAATACACCTTTCAAACCGGTAAACGCTTCTGCTACGTGGAATGGCTGAGAAAGGAAACGCTGTACTTTACGTGCACGGAATACAGTCATTTTATCTTCTTCGCTCAATTCATCCATACCAAGGATAGCGATGATATCCTGCAATTCCTTGTAACGTTGAAGGATCAACTTCACACGGTTAGCAGTGTTATAATGTGCATCACCAACAATAGCAGGAGTAAGAATACGTGATGTAGATTCCAACGGACTTACCGCAGGATAGATACCAAGATCAGCGATCTTACGATCCAATACTGTAGTAGCATCCAGGTGAGCGAAAGTTGTTGCTGGTGCCGGATCGGTCAAATCATCCGCAGGTACATATACCGCCTGTACAGAGGTAATTGAACCGTTACGTGTTGAAGTGATACGTTCCTGCATCAATCCCATTTCAGTTGCAAGCGTTGGTTGGTAACCTACCGCTGAAGGCATACGGCCTAACAACGCAGATACTTCAGAACCAGCTTGTGTGAAACGGAAGATATTATCAACGAAGAACAAGATATCTTTTCCTTTACCAGTACCATCTCCATCACGGAAATACTCGGCAATTGTCAAACCAGAAAGAGCTACACGGGCACGAGCGCCTGGAGGTTCGTTCATTTGACCAAATACGAAAGTAGCTTTTGAAGATTTCAAACCTTCCATATCCACTTTACTCAGATCCCAGCCACCTTCTTCCATGCTGTGCTTAAATGCATCACCATAGTTCATGATACCGGCTTCAATCATTTCACGCAACAGATCATTTCCTTCACGGGTACGCTCACCTACACCGGCAAATACCGACAGACCACCGTAACCCTTTGCAATATTGTTGATCAATTCCTGGATCAATACTGTTTTACCCACACCGGCACCACCAAACAAACCGATCTTACCACCTTTTACATATGGTTCAATCAGGTCAATTACTTTGATACCTGTAAATAATATCTCGTTGGTTGTGCTCAATTGTTCGAAAGCCGGTGGCTTGGCGTGAATTGCACGACCACCTTCTTTGCTTACTTGTGGCAAGCCGTCAATGGCATCACCTGTTACATTAAATAATCGGCCGCTGATCAATTCACCGGTAGGCATGGTAATATTCTTACCTGTATCAGTTACTTCCATACCACGAACGAGACCTTCAGTACCGTCCATCGCAATGGTACGAACACTGTCCTCGCCTAAGTGCTGCTGTACTTCCATTACGAGTACATCACCATTAGGGCGTTTTAGTTCAAGAGCGCTGTAAATTTCCGGGAGTGTGCCGTCGAACTGAACGTCTACAACGGCGCCGATAACCTGTTT
The DNA window shown above is from Lacibacter sp. H375 and carries:
- the arsS gene encoding arsenosugar biosynthesis radical SAM (seleno)protein ArsS (Some members of this family are selenoproteins.) — encoded protein: MSSNTKSLKAQGNSLADAHEQIDILEHGYNGHEYRLVPFQQKLETIGLYPLQSTQLEIFQINVGKMCNQVCKHCHVDAGPDRKEIMTRDTMQLCLDILAANPSFKTVDLTGGAPELNPDFRWFVEEIKKLGKHIIVRCNLTIILANKRFHDLPKFFKQHQIEVASSLPSYSKDRTDRQRGDGVFEDSVKALQMLNAVGYGVEGTGLILNLVYNPAGAFLPAPQNALEKEYKAALKKDFGIVFNSLFTITNMPISRYLDYLLQTENYEKYMEKLIAAFNPAAAANVMCRTTLSIGWDGYIYDCDFNQMLEMKVSCKESQHLSTFNAAALTNREIIINQHCYGCTAGMGSSCGGAVA
- a CDS encoding TonB-dependent receptor produces the protein MAKNFPAIHFIKSVLLFITRHHILVTLGLCSLAFQINAQITSAGIRGNVRAQNGEELERITIQAIHEPTKSVYATVSQKGGTYNLPNLKSGGPYTLIFSYIGFASDTLTDVQLSLGSIENINSVLQPLSTSLEDIIIRSNKKIIRRTGAGTSISKSQIENFPTISRSLQDFTRLSPQSNGNSLSGTNYRYNNLSIDGAALNDAFGFTEPASGAGGSLASGTPGGLAKTQPISLEAIQEVQVEVSPYTVTLGNFTGGSINAVTRSGTNQFSGSAFFSGRNQWLTGPTADAKRQRIENFSDYQTGFRLGGPIIKNKLFYFTAIEIARRNEPVAFAPGSDGSAIPFALAKALYDTVLSRYNYDLGSYEDVTLKINSDKFFAKLDWNVNSVHKLSIRHNYVQAFADNNERSANILNFGSQGFRHSSKTHSAVFEAKSNFSNRLSSNLIIGFTNTKDERQIKGDLFPHIEITYNTANTIYLGAYREAAVYGLNLKTIELTDNLTFYRRKQTITIGTHNEFYNIDYRFLTAFNGRWAYRSVDDFFAEKPSRIRGVYNLQNNDYEFNRNNPSASFRVFLLSQYIQDEIAITKNLRVTAGIRFDFTAYPDRPSVNPDVTKTKGFENFSNSNNPYPQIAPRVGFNWNINGNQQLVLRGGSGIFNGRMPFAWLAYPYYNSGTTYGNVDVRPTISVPLINDVSQIAATYQPGIREINLLDNNYKLPQVFRNSLGIDFKTENGWSLSVEAVYTKTLNDVLYKTINLKDSTAGLTGAGDNRTVYLGNGNAQKLNASFTNVFLLTNTNEGYRYQLSVTVGKRIKAFQFLTAYTYGVSKDISNGVRVSPQANWEFNQTILPNAPQLSYSNFDLRHRSISNLQYNHKWKRSSVNVIFVYTLQSGSPYTYTYIGDINRDGSPNNDLIYIPRNQTESNLVDIKDAAGNIVTTAAAQWEQLNNYIERDRYLSKRRGQYAERNGARTPWNQQLDMKVMYSIQLGSEEQNHTLGFSLDVFNLSNLISRNWGRQYYVPNILNSSYQLLTVARVNSSLQTELNFSNPQTKAWQYDALLSRAQGLFSIRYSF
- a CDS encoding inorganic phosphate transporter, with the translated sequence MTFLLLLAVLLLTYANGANDNFKGTATLWGSGTLNYKQALLLATLFTFAGSICSYFLANGLVKNFSGKGLVPDEILQTKEFVLAVAGSTGITILLATFLGFPVSTTHGLVGALVGAGIVTAGSKVDISVLGKTFFLPLLISPLIAILITGILYKIISTTKKTDYTVAGLSITGNRSFLNPLHYLSAGVVSFARGLNDTPKLISLLLLSTYFSMPINFLLLAVVMAIGGLINARKIAETMSKKITRLSPQQGLLANMVTGTMVIIASKFGLPVSTTHVSVGSLYGIGLSAKSADNKEIAKIALSWLLTLPIAAIISATIYFIISYIN
- the arsM gene encoding arsenosugar biosynthesis arsenite methyltransferase ArsM — encoded protein: MSTTYLETTKNVYKEAAENPQVGLCCTTTPIWQLPGLDIPVRMQQMNYGCGSTVHPRDLVNNPRILYVGVGGGMELLQFAYFSRQLNGVIGVDVVDEMLQASRDNFTEAERKNSWFRSEFVDLRKGDALNLPVEDNSIDVAAQNCLFNIFKQEELKLALEEMYRVLKPRGRLVMSDPTCEQDIPENLREDERLRALCLSGSLPLWDYIKMITDAGFGTVEIRAKRPYRILDPKNYDTNELLFIESVEVCAIKDPMPADGPCVFTGKTAIYFGNEECFDDEKGHVLLPNQPLAVCDKTAAALASLNREDIYISGSTWFYDGGGCC
- a CDS encoding TIGR04282 family arsenosugar biosynthesis glycosyltransferase, producing the protein MTKKAIIVFVKNPEPGKVKTRLAKDIGDAAAVDVYRQLLRHTHDVLIPVAANKFVFYADEINRLDLWETNSFYKQLQYGNDLGERMQHAFSFLFELGYEHVLIIGSDCPQLSTEHLNKAFELLETHDVCIGPVDDGGYYLLGLRAVHPAFFSNKAWSTDSVYSSTINDAAEAGLTVAVTEQLRDVDTLIDWEELKELLDYQKASPMVK